The following nucleotide sequence is from Austwickia chelonae.
GACGTGGAGTGCCTGATAGGTGGCCTGTGCCTCGGGTGAGCTGAGGCGACCGCGGTGCCGCAGCACGTAGGTGATCGCCATCACGATGAGCAGAGCGGCCGTCGACATCGCTACGACCAGGACCCATCCGGGGAGTCCGTCAACGGCGACGAAAGCTGACCAAGAGGACACTGCGCTCACGTCGAGAACTCTAGGCTGGCAGGGTGACCTTGGTGGCGGATCTGCAGTCGATAGCCCGTTGGCCCACGGTGGCTTCCTCGGTGGAGGAAGTGCGCGAGGCCTGCACCGCCCTGCGCTGGCATCCTGCGCTGCGTCGGCGTATCCCCGAGTCCTGCGCGGAGTCGAGGGTCCGTGGCGCCCGGGCGAGTGCCGAGTTGGAGGGCGTCCGGGTCGATACGGACACGGTGCGGTTGATGTTGTGCGGCCTGGCGGACGAGGGCACCCGGAAGGATGCCTCTTCGGCGGTCTTGCAGGGAGCGGTGCAGGTGACGGCGGAGAGTGAGTACGTCGCGCGACTTCTGAGGCGTTCGCCTGCGCAGGCCTTGAGCAGATTGCACGTGGCTGCAGCCGCGGGCCTGGCGTCGCCCGAGCAGGTGGGGCGGCCCCGCAGACCGGGGGAGGAGGTTCACGAGCTGGTTGATCTGGGCCCGCT
It contains:
- a CDS encoding Fic family protein, with translation MTLVADLQSIARWPTVASSVEEVREACTALRWHPALRRRIPESCAESRVRGARASAELEGVRVDTDTVRLMLCGLADEGTRKDASSAVLQGAVQVTAESEYVARLLRRSPAQALSRLHVAAAAGLASPEQVGRPRRPGEEVHELVDLGPLPAVEELSGRLHQVGLMLMTTGAPAFVVAALIHAEILHLRPFIRGNGLVARALERAFLQESGLDPTGVVVPELGQGHGGHAAYLGAAAAYATGRKEGLELWLAHWGNSMSVAAAEGVRIADEVRAGKLNKSVSS